The stretch of DNA AGTATATTCCTTCCTCTGCAGGTGTTTTTCACTTTCTATATGTCCCAGCACAATACGGGTCAGACTTCAGCACCTGCAGGGTGTTGTCTCTGCCTCCTTGTACAAAAGGCCAATAaccacagaaaaataaaactaccaacacagacacacacacaaatatgtgcaCGATAATTTCTTGTTTTCCGAAAATAGTCCACGTGTGGTAGTTTGTCACAGTGTAGCACATTAAAAATGTCAATCTGACAACACTCTTAAAGACTTAGTCaagtgtattgtattgtaacgGGCCAACTttaatcagaaatacaaaaCCAGCACTCTCCTCCTTAAGAAAAATGTCAATCGCAGATAATATACAAACTCATAATATTGTCAAATGAGATTGAGAACAAAAAGCAAGTTGTAAAGGTGGAAATACTCAAACTATACACTCAGATAAAATGAGGAATACCGCAAAAGTCCCATTTGAATGATGAGCTATACCGAATGACAGAGGGATACAACAGATATTAAGCACTTCTAATTATCAAGTGCATAACAGCTGACCACAATTACAAGTGACACTTCAAACAAGAAGGCCATCAAGGGCTTTTGTGATAAAAAGTTCTGACCTGCCTCTTAATTCAGAGTGATTAAAACAatcacattaaattacattttagattTACTGCTCTGCATAATCCTATTCCTGACCAACCTTTTTACACGCTGCACCAGACCAACTCCCCACCCACCCCAACCTCCAACAATATCTTATTCCATAATTACAGCCTATTGTTGAAGAGTGTATACTGATGCTGCACATTACATACTAGTACAGTTCGAGTATACTCAGACGCCGGCACAGAAATTCCCCAATCTGATGACTTAAAATCAACAAATTTCTGGAAACTACCTACAGATAGAATGGACTAATTCAAGTATGAAGAAAAATGCTTGTATACTTTCCCCATGGTCAAGAAATGTGGCAAATGAAGATGTGAGAGGATATTTCAGAGCCCACTGGGCTAACAAACACCGTCCAATTCATGACGCAATACTGTCCGCATTCATAACAAACAAATCGCGTCACCCTATGATGCCTTCTCCTTGactgttcagttttttttcttttcctttgggTCAATAGGGCAGGTGACATTAAATCTTAAATCTTTTATTTCTCCGGGATGTCTTGCTCACACTGTGGGGGACCCTCGGTGAGCAGCAGACAGGGCACGGCAGCCGCTCCCTCTAATGCCACCGCCTGCTGACCTTGAGAGTGCTGCGCCATTGCCTCCTTTTGACAACACGATAAATCGCTCAATCAGAGAACGGGCCCGACGCCAACCCCACACATCAAAAATGCACCAAGGGGAGCAAGCTGGGAAGGGGATGCCGTCTCATAGAGTGCCAGAAGTGATGGTGTGAAAATGCACAATGTCACtgagtgtgttttgttatgtgcCTGTTCGGTGAAGGGAGAAGACAGGGAAGCGAGGGAGTTGATGAAATGATTACATAGTGGCAGAGAGGGGAAGGGGGCCTTGTGTTGAACAGCTGGCAGAAACCATCGTTGTTTAACACAGTTTTACAATGCCCAGTAGAGTCCAGCGTAAAGAGCAGTGAGGAACAGAGGGAtgctcttcacccttcactagTTCTGCTCATAGTTTTCCACAGAATCACACAATTTCGTTCCTGCTCGTGCTGCTTGCCACCTCACGATTTACCGCACATCACCTGAAGGGACGACAATCAACAATCTGTATGCTGTTTAAAATACTAACCAGGCTTTCAAAGATGCTTAAAAAGACGCGGCAGCTGATGCAAACTAATTGAACAAATGGCTAAAAGGACAGACACATTCAAAGAGTTGTGTAGTTGGGAGGTTTTGTAGAATAGTTCTGATGTTTCTTTAGGCACATTATTCGCCATCTGTCATTACATGAATCACACAAGAACCCACAAGTCTTGCATATTTTATGGAGCATGTGTTCAACATGTGGCGTTAGCATGAAAGCTTCAGAGCAGCAATTACATACATATCGACATGCTTCAGAGGCCGTCAGCAGTCGTATGAGCAGCGCTTCATATCTTTCCCCTAAATCGCATTTCTCCTTCCCGTCACTGGTCGTCTCATCCTGCTCATTAGTTGTACCAAAGCGGGATTGcatgtgaggttcagggttttTCTGAATTTAATCTCCCCTTTGACTTCTTGCATTTCCTGGGCCTCCGTTCTCCTTTACTTTCATCTCAAATCAAATCTCCTCCACTTGTTATTCACTTCCGGTACACACTTGTTCTCTCACACAGCCCACAACACCCGTAGGGAATAATCCTCTACAAGTGGTGGACAATTCttgcagcaaaaacaaaacgtgtGTTAGCAAAGAAGCATTGTCCATTTTGTAAGATGAACCTATGTAGTAATATCTGAGAATCACCTTCTTTTTGCTGAGTCACGACAGGTGTCTGGGTCTCTTTTGTGTAGGACACAGTCTCACGTGGAGGGAAGTCCACTTGTGTGACTTTGGCCATTCCCAGTTTTGGAGTTCCACGCCTAAAAGCACAGAACAACTCAAACTTTGCAAAGCTCAATATCACCATAAAACCATAATGGATTTGACAAAAggcaaacaaatacatacaaaacattCTGATTTTCACCTCCTTACAAGtcaaagtaagtaagtaaatgaGTGTTTCTTGAGATGGCAGAAACGTCAGACCAGTGTGAATCAATTAAAAGGTTTTGTCTGACCATTCTTGCATGCGCGACTTGAAGGTTTTCCTGGACTGCATTAACCGAATAATGACTTTGGAAGACACAGTAGTCATGCCCATAGATTGAGAGAAGGGAAAATGAccaggaaaggagagaagagagtgtcCAGTACCCCAGCTCAGAATCAGAGTGAAGTTGAAGAGTGGACGGGTCAGAGTCCCAGTGCAGAGTCCTGGTTAGTGTCACAGCAACAAGGCAGCATTAGTGAGACAGAGAAGCCAACACACATGAGGAGAGGAAATACAGTTAGCATTATGGCACACAACATGCGGATTGGATCCTACGTCACAAATCTATTACATTTCCACGTTATGAGAACAAACTTAAAACTggatctttttgttgttgtttgtttttcagttccAGTTTGAATCTGCCTGCACAGTGCTCAGAGATGGAAGAACGTATCTGCTTAAAATGCACGGCCACACAGCCTCTCAGAGTGAGATGACACAGGGTGTGCTGCCTGCGGGCGCTGATACAGCCTGAACTGTGTCACACCAAAGGCTCAGAGTGTtgtgcagacagagaggcagcgagagagagagagagaaccctCAGGGAGAAAACATGACCTCCATGTGTGTAGGAAATGGCAATGCTGGCGAGGGAAATGAGTCAACACGTAGGGGGAACAGCTCCCTGGGCCTGATGGGACACTGGGGGAGCTTGAATTTCATCCCAGGGAAGGGGGTCTAATTAGGGGTTAAGAAGTCCCCCAGGCATCACAACAGCCTGCtgttttattgttaatttaGGATCGTCCTAATTCAATGgcacacaaattaaataaacatgcaCTCAGTTGGCATAAACTTGACATTATTCACAGTATTGGTATGAGACTTTCCAAAGGATTTTAGCTCAGTTGTGCAATcatgctttatatatatatatatatatatatatatatatatatatatatatatatatatatatatatatatatatatatatatatatatatatatataaactaacTTTATGAGTTCTTCATAAAGATGGATGTGGACATTGTTCCAGACTTTTAATGTACTAGAAGCTGGGAAGAAATGTTGTTATTTAATCGGttgctgtgtgtgggtgtgtgtgtgtgtgtgtgtgtgtgtgtgtgtgtgtgtgtgtgtgttcttgtaccTGGGTCCAACCGCACCATCAGAGTCTTGGCTCCCTGCCTCACTTGGGGTGCCTGCCGATTTGGTAGTtggagagatggggggaggggctACATAGCGAGACAGATAATAACTTATGTGTTACAGTGTGAAGACAGTCACAACAAAGTACAAATTGCATCCAAGCTGAATGATATCAATCCTAATATAGATTTTATGACGGCTACATTTGAGTGAGCGTGCTCTGTGTGTAAAGCCTGGATATTAGTAGCAAAACAAGTTAAATCTTGAGCTGTGGCAAGATCCACACATATTGGAAAAGAAGATGTAAGAACACAACTACACTGACTTTgtctttattaatgtatttttttcatttgtgtttctAGTTTGTCTGCATCCTGCAGGACCTATAAAGATGTTCTTATGGATCTCTTCTGCCACCTGCTGATAGCAAAGTGTCAGTACACTAACAATCACACTGAACTCTATAAACCAATATTATTAGTCTATAGCGGTAAAAAACACATGGTAATGTAAAACATACCAACAGGAGCATCTCCAGTTATGCCCATACTCTGGAGAAGAGCCTCAGCCTCacgtctttttttctccaggtCAGAATCATCCTGGTGATGTGCAGCCTCTTTCAATTGGTCCGCCTGAAAACAGAGCAACTCTCTAAATATCCACAATACATTGCTTTGGTCTCACACAAAAAACTATACACAATTTAAACTTAAGAAAATTGATTTATGGAAAAAGAAGACGCCTAAAAGCTGGACTTAATCTAATCCCTTTGACTGAAGCAAAACTTTGTGTATGCATTTGTCACTAAATACTTTACTGGCCCATGGCCCTGTGTTGGAGGTGTAGCTTTGCAGACCAGATCTCGAGGGGAAAAAGTTGAACAAAGCTTTCCCTTCTCAACGACATTGTTCCTGCTGGTAGCTGCgcaaagaaaaagagatatcCAGGCAGGCTTTATGGATGTATTACCTTATCTTGAGTAGAAATCGTGTACTACCAATCATTGCggtatgttttaaaaaacacttaaaaatggACCAAATCAGATATTAAATGACAGTTAACAGGGACTCATTTTGCTttgttatattattggattacaCCCAAATTGAGCATTTTATATTGTACTTACTGTTCATCAACTGACAAAAAATgctaactttatttatttagatcaTCAATGTAAAACGTATTGGCTTCACAAATCACAGACATTTACAAACACCACCACAAATCTGAAATCCTCGAtgatagaaatatgaaaaagagaagaaatttAATAGAAAATGTGAAGACTTTGCATCTCAACATGCACAACTGGGTAATTGGAGAGATTGATTCAAATGTACTTCTCAGTTCTGTAATAAAATATCTAATTTATTAACTGATCGCCAACTTATTCACAAGTGGGTTTAATAAATGCAAACCAGTCACTGTTATAAAGGACTTATTATTGATAAGCAATGCTACCTATTAAAATATTACATGCTAACTTTCTCAGAAGGACCCTGTTTTGTATGTCTACCAGTTCTCCTGTTCTACTGTCTATCAGTTCTCCTAAAATCCAAACTGCACTTGATTCAGATACAAACAGTGGCCATCAATGATTTATTGCACCATCTGGACTGCTGGAAGTGATCGGGTGataatttgcattttaattgatGAATAGTTTTGCAATGCTCACTCTGAGCCACGGTTTTTATACTGTTTATTCTTCATGTCCATGTTGCATTCAATATCAGAGATTATTAAAAGCCTTTACAAAATGTTAAACATACCGCTTGCTTCTtgcgctcctcctccttccttttcttctcctctctgattTGTGCCAGacgttgtttctttctttcaagcTCTGCTTTCAGCTCACTTTTGTCCGACATGATGCCACAGCTGTATACAAACAACATATTTCAATTTGCCTTTGTGCTCCATTAAGAACACATTGGAAAATATTGCATTTTAAGTTAAGTATATCAGACAACAAACAAGCATCAAGGGTGTCCTGGTGGTGGAGTGGTCTCCTTGTGTTTGCCCTGTCAACTGACCAATAAAGAATTTTAAATCGTGAGAAAGTCAAGTGTCTCCTGACAGGTGATGCTCTCAGCTTCAGCACCACTTTGCATAGCAATGGAGACAGCTAGCTACCCAGCTGTTAACATGACCATCCACCACTGTTTTCGGTCTTCTCTGCAGATGAGTAAACGCCTTCGCTGCCTGGACACAAACACTCTCAGCTGCATTAAACTTGATTAACCCACAGCTGCCCGGATATCGTCCGCTCGCCGACAGAGAGCCGCACCCTGCTGTTGGTACAACCGTTCACAccccgttagcttagcatggGGTTATCCCGTCACTCAGTCACCCGTTTCTGGTCCTTATCAGCTTGATGGACACGCGTTCAAACAACAAGCCTGCTCTACATTGTTAtagtgttttattataataatcccACCGTATCTTAATAGGAAACACGCAAAGTTAACTTCCGATCGGCCTCGGAAGCTCCTTGTAACCACGGGCTTACagagctagctagcttagcgaTGCTCGTTGTACGACCCGCACTAGCTGATTGAACCACGTACCGTTTCATGTAATTTgatcaataaaaatatatttcggATCAGATCAGATGTGACGTTCACAACCCAACCCACCGTTTATTGTTATAGCCGGGGCTTCGCGTTatcgttagctaacgttagttgaCGTTAACCCGGACGTCGGTCCGCAGTGATGTCATACTGTCAGCGCTCCTGGCTGCACGCTGAATAAAGCAAATCGGGCTACAAACACAGCGACGAACACAACAATAAACGTTACATATTTGTGGTACTACAGCTAATGCGGCATTGATGTGTGGATTACAAACCTTGAAGTAGGTTTCCGAACCGACACCAAAATGCCTTTTAACAGTCAAAACAAACGGGCTGCCGACACAAATACAGGAGCCGGGAAGAGCCAAAACAAACCACTTCGCTTTTGATGGAGCTGTGCTGCTGTCATCTGAGATCAAATATGGAGAGTCAAATGGAAAGTCTTGAGCTTGATGGATAAGAATGAAGTTAGTGGTTCATCTTGTTACTGAATGgtgaataataaaatgtagtCATTAGAACAATTACACACTGGTGCTCATGGTACTGTGTTCTATTATCTTCTCTctgcatattttttaaatattaaattactATAAGATGCTATTTAGAAGGTGCACATATTTATTGTGAAATGTAGGTTTTgacaaatttgaaaaaaagacaatacaaaGGATTTAAGAGTATAGAAAAAGTCAAAAGTGTGTGTCAATAGAAAGTATTCCCACATCACGTGAATCTTGTTATAAAGTATCTCGCCATTAGATTGCAATACATGTTAGAGAAAACTAGTACAAAAAGGAGCACAATAGAACGTGATATGGAATGATCAGCATACATAGATTTCTTTATGTGTACATACATTCAACACTGGATACAGTATCGACTCAGAGTCATTGATGTTGTCATCAGTTCTCCTGATCATCTAATTTgtaactcctcctcctgataTCCCCATCGGGCTCAGCGTCAGCTGCATCAGATAGCTCAGCCAAGGATGGACCGACTTTGCTGTTTTCGTCAGCTTCCCCATTGGTATGCAGAGTATGCAAGATCTGCTCACTGGGTCGTTTCCAAGCGGTTCGAGTGGCAATCCAAAGGATAAGAGCTCCAAAAACCACTAGAAGGACTCCCAGAACATTCACAAAAATTGCCTCTGGGGGAGAGTCTTTGTACTTCGGGTTGCTCCTTGGTGATGAGGATCAAAAAATAAAGTTATGCCCGCTCTGAAGTAGCACATTAACATTATTCATAAACTACTATAagccttaaaaaataaataatacttacAGGCCAAAAATGAGTTTCTCTGTGATGCCCATGAGTGCTACAGCTATTACACTGCCAAAGAGTAAAAGACCAGAGTAGACATGGAGGGGCATAAACGCTGCTCTCCAGGATGCAGGTGTAAATGGTATCAAGTACATGCCAACTCCAAGAACAAGCTGCCCATtgaaggagacaaaaaaaaaagaagtacttATCAGATATTGTCCTAAACCAGACTGTTGTTCACTATGACTTGGTGTTTTTTGAAGAGTTATAGCTGTTTTTCAGGGTCACAGTGTATTAGAATGACATTAGCTAACAAGATCATGGACGCAAGCTGTTGCCAAGATATGCAACGTTGTCAATGTAATGTTTTGAACCAGTCCGTAGTTTCATAAAATAGTATTAAAGATAGGCTAAAAGTACAGTGGTTTGAAACAGTGTAACAATAAAAGGTGCACAATGATTAAACTATGTAGTTGTCATTACCAGCACTGCAAAACACAACCAGGGGCCTTTGTTTAATGTCACTTTACTTCACATCATCTTGAAGTAAGAGTTTATTTACCTGCAGACAGAACAGTATCAAAGCTGCCAAGCCCAGCCAGCTGTGCAAACTGTACATGTTGGGGATTTTGGCAGCATTGTGGAAGTCAAAAACAGCCACCATAGATATGACAGCAAAGATGAAGGCTAGCAAGTGCAAGCCTGCATGGATGAACTTCATCGACAGTTTGTTGTACCGCCAGGTCCAGGGGAGTCTGTACACAACGATGGCTGAAAGAGAAGTCCTATTCAGACAATTCTTAATGCAACTACTATAGatcatgtgtttatttatatagaataTCAAACCCATGTTTACATAAAAAGTAGGCATAACCCATTACATTGTTTAAGTGGGGTTTTCCCGTCTGACAGGCACACATTAAAGTAAGTTATGAAAGCTGATTGTCAACACCATAAACCATACTTTTGTCATTATATAAATTACTTTGCAGGCGCAAGGTTCTTTTTGCTTATGCAAGCTAGATGCTGTGTTGTCAGACTAAACTTACAATTTACTCAAACGTCCCCATTTGTGGTTTCGACACTTTACCACTCAAGTTGGTGGACTTCGCAGTCCTAAATACGCACACGTAATCAGCCGCAACCTCTCTCCTTGTGCAACATGCCCTTGAGCAATCTGCTCAAAACAACCCCCACATAGTTTGTCTCAACACTCATTCAAGAGAAAGACTCCTCTCACCGAATCCCTGCAAGAAAATAAATCCGCTGACTACCAAGACCGGATGCCAGTTGAATTCCGCCTGTCCTCCATCCCAGGCTAACCCTTCCCTGTAGTGGCAAACCCATCTTGCCACGAATATTATGGAGACGATCCCGACGACCACGGCGGAGGACAACGCGACCAGGAACTGTTTGAAGTTCTCCATCGACCGTCAGTGTTGAGCAGCAGCACAGGGCGACTTGACGGAGCAGCTGCTGCCGAAGCTACAACTACTTCAAGTGGAAGGCGTTGAGGAGGGACCTCGGTCACGTGACCCGGAGGGCTGCGCAAATGTCTGAAGGAAACCCGTGTTGTAGTTTTGATggttaaacatatatatttattgatgatTAATCAGAGTTGTAGAGGTTCTTGCAACAATGCTCCCGACTGATGCGTTTGAGTAATCCTTATAAGTCATGTTTTTACTAGTACTATAGCCTACGCTAATAACTTCCAACTACAACATCTAACATTTTGGAACACCTGTAGCTTGATACCAAACCAGCTACTTCaaatttatttatgtattatcgGTATCACATTACAACATGTTAACATGCCTGAGTTTGCAAGAATGCTAATTTTCATCAGTAACTGTGGTGGAAAATGTATCATTAGTGTTTTTCCTTAATGTAACTGTGTTACTAAACTCTGGGAATAGAGTTCAGCTCATCTTATTATTCTATAGTCCTCTTGTATTTCTTCCTATCTTTCTGCTCTCAGGAATGCGCCACAACACCATCTGGGAAAGCAGGCAGAACCTGTTCACATGGACGCCGTGAGAAGGAGAACGGAATGGCCGGGTTGCAGATGGCcaatatttaacacatttttccaTGACATTGCGTCAAACCCACTTTTGAATTAGTTAACATTTGGATGAACAGAAGGATGTGGAAATACAGAGTAACTTGGCGTGTACAAATGTTTATAGGTGTGAGACAGCACACGTATATCAGTAATTTAAATCAGTGTAGTCTCTGCACCAACAATGATTATCTAATGCATTTCACACAAAAGACATGACACTGTAATCCagatgtgaaaaaaaagcaatgagTGTCACAGAAAAActgtacaaaaacacaagttggaaacatttatttgagttgTCTTGAAAAATGAAACCTTTATTTTCTGGCAACCATGAGCTTGTAAACATGGCAGCAGAAGCTGTTGTTCTTCTGTTCGATATGAACAATTGTGTCTTTGTCAAAAAACAACTCATGTCGATAAgtctgaaacaaataaaaaaggagcaCACATGAATCCATATACACAGACACTTCAGCTTCAGGTGGGTAGTCATGTTAGGTCACTCACCTCGTCCCAAGGTTCAAGCAGATGCACAGTCCGCAGTAACTGCCCACTCTGGTTGTCATGCAGTTGGATTTGGGCTCTTCCTTCTCCATCCTCACCATTAGTAACCACGACTGCCAAAAGGTCCAGCTCGTCCTCATATTCCACAATACGGAAAGtctgtaaaatgtattgttgCGTTTAGTTTTTTCATGATATTTGTTGACAAttagaaaaatatagaatatgaagagaccttaaaaaaaaagtgagacacAAGATTTTATAAAGTAGGCATCTTCTTTACAGAGACACTGGATCACTTACATCTTGATCTGGATCATCAtccagctgctgaaatctttTCTTCACTGTTCGGCCCGATGAGgtgactgtgactgtgactTGTGAGGTAGGCTGCAGtagaaacattacatttcagccGCCCGAAAACTGTCTGACCAAAGTTTTTATAGTGCTACATGAGGCTGATTCAGGATCAAGGTAAACAAAGTATGCGAGTAAAGCTTACAGTTCGCTAGTAGGTAAATAATGACTTACATTGTTTTTTCTATGGGTTTTCATAGAGAAATCCTCAACTACCTTTGATGGGAAATCATTGTTCAGTTCAACAAGGATTTTCAGGACActtgagggaaaaaaacaaaacatgtcaagaataataaatatttaaaaaacatgcatcatactgtatgtacatagAGCACAGAACATGGGCTGAAAACTCTCTACCAAAACACATGTCACCACCATCTTCCTTTTGAGATGCAAATGTTGACTGTAGCACTCACTTTATGGTGGCGGGTCCAACATGAACGATTCTTCCTGAGTCGTCAGGGTGGAAGAAAATCCCATCACTCTCTAGAGAGCAGCAGTTCATGTTTTGTATTCCATTTGATGCCTAATGtcataaaattaaaatgtatcaaatgaaCTAGGACTTACATTAATTGTATAGAAAACGGCACAtagtctctctcacacacacacacacacgcacgcgcgcgcgcgcacgcacgcactcacacgcacacgcacggaAAGTAAAGTAtgatttttctttcactttgacAACTTTCTTCTGCGATATGTAACTTGATTTGTGCAGTTCAGTCTGCAAAGCATCAACAACCTGTGCACGCACCATGGTGTAAAAGATAACACTTATTTTAGTGATACTCCACTCAAACCTTGTGGTTCGACTATAGCTCAGCCACTGTAGACTTAAGAAGGTGGTTGTGAAAAGTGCTGCAGCTCTAGAGAGCTTTAAAAGTGGAAAAGTGCCGTTTGAAAATTAGGTTTCTAGTACTTATGTGTATATTGTATCATTTCaaaaatatacaacaaatatatttctgttttacTCAAAAAGCAGCAATATTTTACTAGTATTTCAGGTGCACCACATTAATCAGGGCAAGCAACACTATGGTTTCCTGTGTTTTGGGAACTGTAGCTGcttgaatgttgttttatgtgtttccACACAATGTATTATGCAGCCCTAGTTGCAATGGTCTCttgtaagaaataaatataaaaaatgttacCAAAGACACTGAATCTGGCATTATCTCGAGAAGACAACCTCGTATAGCATGTGCAGAAATAGCATGTGCACAATGGGGTTCTGAATAGTGATTACAGGTTTGGTTCCATCCTGCGCTGTCACTAACATCTGTGGCCCTTCTTACCCTCGCAGTTTCAATAGCTCTGGCCAACTGGGTAGTCTGTCATGCAACAAGAATGGGGATATGTCTCTTTCATGGCCAAGCGTATGCTACCTTTTGTACTCAGATTACAAAATTATTTGAAACATCATGTTACAGTGTATGGTTAAAGAGGCTTCTTTAAACTTACCACAGTGCTGTCCTTGAGAGAACAGATGTGGTGAGTGCCCTTGTGATTTTTATGCATTGGTGTGTAGATGTAATGCCACGGGTAGCCTCCAATCTGGACACTGTTATTAGCACACGATACCTCAAAAAGCACTGGCGGCCATTCTGCGCATTGAGACAAAGAAAATTCTCCATTTACTTTGtaatgaaaaacatttgtttacagtGGCCAAGTAGATCAACTAAAATGTTTCACACCACCGGTCTAAACTTAAAAATAGACTTACCTGTGATCTGTATATTTACTGGGATACCAAACGGAACATCTCCCACAGTTTCGCCACCAAGAAGTGAACTCGGCTTTCCAAGCGTTAGCTTCTCTGTCAAGtactgaaaacaaagaaaatgttaatCAGCTAAAAAGAGCTGTAAGCCGAGTAAGATGAGGCAGAAGAATAGAAAGcattaaatattcaaatatttccACAATGTCTAAAAATCTGATTAAATCAAAATGCAGAATGCTCAGCAGTGTGCAGGAAACTCATTAAAATATACCCACCATTTGAACAATGTGCTCAAAGCTGTACAGCTTCACTGACTTGTTGCTGTAAGACACCACAAGGACACCGTGGGACAGAACAACATCGGTAACACCATTTCCAAATACCTGAAATAAtaagatttacatttttataa from Cyclopterus lumpus isolate fCycLum1 chromosome 21, fCycLum1.pri, whole genome shotgun sequence encodes:
- the LOC117750687 gene encoding cytochrome b reductase 1 encodes the protein MENFKQFLVALSSAVVVGIVSIIFVARWVCHYREGLAWDGGQAEFNWHPVLVVSGFIFLQGFAIVVYRLPWTWRYNKLSMKFIHAGLHLLAFIFAVISMVAVFDFHNAAKIPNMYSLHSWLGLAALILFCLQLVLGVGMYLIPFTPASWRAAFMPLHVYSGLLLFGSVIAVALMGITEKLIFGLSNPKYKDSPPEAIFVNVLGVLLVVFGALILWIATRTAWKRPSEQILHTLHTNGEADENSKVGPSLAELSDAADAEPDGDIRRRSYKLDDQEN
- the dcaf17 gene encoding DDB1- and CUL4-associated factor 17 translates to MLPDQSSCRNTCHLLMAPCSRKRAVNATELLSRRSRGIRDAGSLIRHSMEVLRGILLQDNRDFINVWNKSSKSTIMYENGKIYLENYQNCYSCVHAEPQLLYKLPKRSKLEKFEDALLCQSPLDRTLASPSAQKPSLLVLTANNWLYRLSVETGEELQRVYLSSKHKFRYLSWDVSQEMFYVKSVQNKETAFARQAGITHNTVMHLAIFHVFPLQIVGILDINKKVFGNGVTDVVLSHGVLVVSYSNKSVKLYSFEHIVQMYLTEKLTLGKPSSLLGGETVGDVPFGIPVNIQITEWPPVLFEVSCANNSVQIGGYPWHYIYTPMHKNHKGTHHICSLKDSTVASNGIQNMNCCSLESDGIFFHPDDSGRIVHVGPATINVLKILVELNNDFPSKVVEDFSMKTHRKNNPTSQVTVTVTSSGRTVKKRFQQLDDDPDQDTFRIVEYEDELDLLAVVVTNGEDGEGRAQIQLHDNQSGQLLRTVHLLEPWDETYRHELFFDKDTIVHIEQKNNSFCCHVYKLMVARK